A genomic window from Gossypium hirsutum isolate 1008001.06 chromosome D10, Gossypium_hirsutum_v2.1, whole genome shotgun sequence includes:
- the LOC107914936 gene encoding phosphate transporter PHO1: MVKFSKELEAQLIPEWKEAFVNYWQLKKHVKKIKLSRTNKQSASAEFTHDFGRSILDPIRFIALKVASTTKHFFTSSNNNTDEIIQVRSKSMDSDEEVLFQTELLQLFSEEDEVRLFFERLDEELNKVNQFYKTKESEFLERGEILNKQLQILLDLKQIVGDRQRRRKSNAGGLLHRSSASFSSTNSDSFSENPAELNDSSTEMSQTDEVITALERNGVNFMNSASSRAMMTKKGKPKVAMRIDIPATTPARTISAVTSMLWEDLVNHPKKEGSGDFINRKKIQCAEKMIRSAFVELYRGLGLLKTYSSLNMVAFTKILKKFDKVSNQQASASYLKAVKRSHFISSDKVVRLMDEVESIFTKHFANNDRKKAMKFLRPQQQKNSHMVTFFVGLFTGSFVSLFSVYIILAHLSGIFSPSKEIAYMETVYPVFSVFALLSLHLFLYGCNLFMWKATRINYHFIFEFAPSTALKYRDAFLICTTFMTSVVGAMVIHLLLRAGRFSPSHVDTIPGILLLIFIALLVCPFDIFYRPTRYCFLRIIRNIICSPLYKVLMVDFFMADQLTSQIPLLRHLESTACYFLAGSFKTHEYATCKNGKLYRQLAYVISFLPYYWRAMQCARRWFDESDLNHLANMGKYVSAMVAAGARLTYATQSNHLWFSVVLVTSVVATVYQLYWDFVKDWGLLNPNSRNPWLRDDLILKNKSIYYLSIALNVVLRVAWIESIMRFRINPVETHLLDFFLASLEVIRRGHWNFYRLENEHLNNVGKFRAVKTVPLPFRDADSDG, translated from the exons ATGGTGAAGTTCTCAAAGGAGCTTGAAGCTCAATTAATCCCTGAATGGAAAGAAGCCTTCGTTAACTATTGGCAACTCAAGAAACATGTAAAGAAGATCAAGCTGTCTAGGACTAACAAACAATCTGCCTCAGCCGAGTTTACCCATGATTTTGGTCGCTCAATCCTCGACCCTATTCGTTTCATCGCCTTGAAAGTAGCATCAACGACCAAGCACTTCTTCACCTCCTCCAACAACAATACTGATGAGATCATTCAG GTAAGGAGTAAAAGCATGGATTCAGATGAAGAAGTACTCTTTCAAACTGAACTCCTTCAATTGTTTTCTGAAGAAGACGAG GTGAGGTTGTTTTTCGAGAGATTAGATGAAGAGTTGAACAAGGTGAACCAGTTTTACAAGACGAAAGAGAGTGAGTTCTTGGAGAGAGGGGAGATTCTGAACAAGCAACTTCAAATACTGTTAGACCTTAAACAGATCGTCGGCGACCGCCAACGCCGGCGGAAGTCCAATGCAGGGGGTCTTCTTCATCGTTCATCCGCCTCGTTTTCTTCTACCAACTCCGATTCTTTCTCAG AGAACCCCGCGGAATTGAATGATAGCTCCACGGAGATGTCACAAACAGATGAGGTGATCACAGCACTAGAAAGGAATGGCGTGAATTTCATGAATTCGGCAAGCAGCAGGGCCATGATGACTAAGAAAGGGAAGCCAAAGGTGGCGATGAGGATCGACATCCCAGCTACCACACCGGCTCGTACCATCTCCGCCGTCACTTCAATGCTTTGGGAAGATCTCGTTAACCATCCCAAGAAAGAAGGTTCTGGTGATTTCATCAACAGGAAGAAGATTCAATGTGCTGAAAAGATGATTCGAAGCGCCTTTGTTGAACTCTACAGGGGTCTTGGTCTGCTCAAAACTTACAG CTCACTAAATATGGTGGCCTTCACAAAGATACTCAAGAAGTTTGACAAG GTATCGAACCAACAGGCATCAGCAAGTTATCTGAAAGCAGTGAAGAGATCCCATTTCATTAGCTCTGATAAG GTTGTAAGACTAATGGATGAAGTGGAGTCCATTTTTACAAAGCACTTCGCCAACAATGACAGGAAAAAAGCCATGAAGTTCTTGAGACCTCAGCAGCAGAAAAACTCTCACATGGTCACCTTTTTTGTTG gacTGTTTACTGGCTCTTTTGTATCATTGTTTAGTGTATATATAATACTGGCACACTTGTCTGGTATATTCTCACCTAGCAAAGAAATAGCATACATGGAGACTGTCTACCCTGTTTTCAG TGTATTTGCATTATTAAGCTTGCACTTGTTTTTGTATGGGTGCAACTTGTTCATGTGGAAAGCCACAAGAATAAACTACCACTTCATCTTTGAGTTTGCACCAAGCACAGCCCTCAAGTACAGAGATGCATTCCTTATTTGTACCACTTTCATGACTTCTGTGGTTGGTGCCATGGTCATCCACCTGTTATTAAGGGCTGGACGCTTTTCACCTTCTCATGTTGACACCATTCCTGGAATCCTCCTTCTG ATTTTCATTGCCTTGCTGGTGTGCCCATTTGACATCTTCTATCGGCCAACTCGATACTGTTTCCTACGAATAATTCGTAACATAATATGCTCTCCATTGTATAAG GTCTTGATGGTTGATTTTTTCATGGCTGACCAACTTACTAGTCAG ATTCCTTTGCTAAGACACTTGGAATCAACAGCCTGCTACTTTCTTGCTGGAAGTTTCAAAACCCATGAATATGCAACATGCAAAAATGGAAAACTCTATAGACAGCTTGCTTATGTTATCTCATTTTTGCCATATTATTGGCGAGCCATGCAG TGTGCAAGAAGATGGTTTGATGAATCTGACCTGAACCACTTGGCTAACATGGGGAAATACGTTTCTGCCATGGTGGCTGCCGGTGCCAGGCTCACATATGCTACACAAAGCAACCATCTATGGTTTTCTGTAGTTTTGGTGACTTCAGTTGTGGCTACGGTTTACCAATTATACTGGGATTTTGTCAAGGATTGGGGGCTTCTTAATCCAAATTCCAGAAACCCTTGGCTTAGAGATGATCTAATTCTAAAGAACAAGAGCATTTACTACCTCTCCATT GCCTTGAATGTAGTTCTAAGAGTTGCTTGGATAGAGAGCATCATGCGGTTTCGTATCAATCCGGTTGAGACACATTTGCTAGACTTCTTCTTGGCTTCCCTCGAGGTTATCCGACGAGGGCACTGGAATTTTTACAG GTTAGAGAATGAACATCTAAACAATGTTGGCAAGTTCCGAGCTGTAAAGACTGTTCCATTACCCTTCCGTGACGCAGATTCTGATGGCTGA